A region of the Amycolatopsis sp. cg13 genome:
TCTCCGGGAGGTTTCGCGTGCGCCGTTGGTGGATTCGTTCCGGACTGGCGATGGCGACGGCAGCGGCGACACTGGTCGCCACGGGATTGCCCGCCGCGGCCTGCGAGGACGACAAGCCGGTCACCGAGGCGAAACACTCGCTCGGCGACCCGGGCGCGATCAAGGGCGTGGAGCCGGTCGGCAACGTGCCGGACGCGCAAGGAGCCATCTCGGCGAACTTCCTCAGCTACGGCAAACGCGACGTGATGGTCGTGTCCGGCCAGTTCGGCTTGAAGGTCTACGACCTCACGGACAATCCGGCGAAGCCGCGCGCGATCGGCGAGCTGAGCCTGCCCGGGCTGTGGGAAACCGAGGACACCGAGGTCGACGCGAAGCGCAAGCTCGTGTTCCTCTCCCGCGACCCGCGCGCGTTCAAGGGCAACACGCACACCGGCGAGTCCGGGATCTACGTGGTCGACGTCAAGCATCCGGAGAAGCCGGAAATCCTCAGCTACGTCAAGGTTCCGGCGGGCCACACCACCAGCTGCGTCGACGACTGCCGCTACCTCTGGACCGGCGGCCCGGCGAAGGCCGACAACCAGCCCGCGGACTGGGGCGGCAGGCCGATCTGGGTCACCGACGTGCGCAACCCGCGCAAGCCGAACGTGTACCCGGACCCGATCGAACTCGCCCGCAACGACGGCAAAACCGACTACGTGCACGACGTGCAGGTGGACAAGACGGGCGTCGCGTGGGTGTCCGGCGCGGGCGGCGTGCGCGGCTACTGGACGTCCGGCCTCCACCACGACCCGGTGGAGAACCGCTACCGCTGGGCGACCGCGCTCAAGCCGGTGCCGTACGCAGGCGGCGGAGTGTCCGAAACCGCCGCGCCGTCGAAGTTCATGCACAACAGCTTCCACCCGGTCGGCGCGCGCGACGACGGCGCCTGGCGCGGTCATGACCTCGTGTACGCGACCGAGGAGAGCTTCCTCCCGGGCTGCGCGGGCGACGGCGTGCTGACGATTTCCTCGCTGGATGGTTCGTACCAGGGCGAAGGCTGGCGGTCCACGCCGGAGAAGCCGTTCCGGATGCGCAGCATCGGCACCTGGGGCGTCGCCGGGCAAGAAGGCAGCGACCCGGTGTCGGACGACTGCTCGGCGCACTACTTCGACATTCGCGGGCATGTGCTGGTGCAGTCGTTTTACGCGCAGGGAACCCGGTTCCTGGACGTGAGCGACCCCTCGAACCCGACGCAGATCGCGTACTTCCGGCCCGCGGACGCGGCTTCGTGGGCGCCGTACTGGCACGACGGGTATGCGTATGTGGCGGACAACAAGCGTGGGATCGACATTCTGAAGCTCACCGCTTAGCGGGCGGCTAGTTCGCGGCGGAACGGGCAGTATCCGGCCGTCCGGCGCATTTCCCGGAGCCTCGAAGTCGAGATACCGGCGCTCACCAGACGGATGCGGTTCACGCCAGCCGCCCGGAAACCTCGCCGCCAACCGGATATCGGACCGCCAGCCCGTCCAGCAGCGCCTGCAGCCCGATCTCGAAAAGATGGTCCAGATCCAGGTCATACCCCTCAGCAAGATCCCGCACCATCCGCGTCAGCACCGGATACCGCCCGGACCCCATCAACGCCGCGTACCCCCGCGCCTGCGTCTCCATCCACTCGTCCTCGGTGATCCCCGTCGCGCCCATCGCGTGCCGCTCGCGCTCCAGGTGGATCGCGGTGCCTTGAATATGGTTGTAGAACAACACATTCAGATCGCACAGATCAGCCGCGTTGAGCCCGAACACCGACAACGCGGCCAGCGCGCGTTCGTTGTGCGCGGCCAGGTTCGGCAGCGGCCAAGGCCGGGTGAGCGGCACGAGATGCGCCAGCCAAGGATGCCGCCGGTGCACGGACCACAGCGTGCGCGCCGACAGCTCCAGTTGCGCCCGCCATCCCTCCGGTTCCCGTGCTGGATAACCGATTTCGCCGTAAACGTGGTCCGCCATCAGGAAAACCAGTTCGTCCTTTCCGGACAGATACCGGTACGGGGCCATCGCCGGAACACCCAGCCGAGCGGCGAGTCCGCGCATCGACAGTGCCGCGACACCTTCCGCATCAGCGATCGCGATTGCTGTGCGCACCAGCCGATCCCGCGTCAACGCTGGCCGCTTCGAGTCGGTCGCAGTGTGCTGACCAGCGACGACATGACCCGACCGGGGTTCGGCGCGGAGCACGCCTTCACGACGCAGCACGTCGAGCGCCTTGGCCGCGGTGGCGTTCGCGACACCATGCGCCGAAGCCAGCCGACGCGTCGAAGGCACCTTCGCGCCCGGCGGCAACTGCGAAATCTCCTCGCGCAACGCAGCAGCGATCCGGAGGTAGGGCGGTTCGGTCGGCATCGGCGTCCTGTCTGTACTAGGTCAGCGGGGTATCTGTACTAGGTCAGTTTTGGCAGCGGTAACCAGGTCAGGGCAGGTTCATCAGGGTAATGATGCACCGTATCAAGGGGTGAGGACATGCCTGAAGCACTGGTTTGCGGCGCGGGAGTCGCCGGATGCGCGTCGGCCTACTGGCTGCGCCGCAACGGCTACGACGTGACGGTCGTCGAGCGTGCGGACGGACTGCGCAGCGGGGGTCAGGCGATCGACATCCGCGGGGTCGCGCTGGAGGTCATCGAGCGGATGGGGCTGGGGGAGCAGGTCCGCGCGGCCCGCACGCGGATGCGCGGGATGTCGATGCTCGACGCGTCCGGCAACGAGGTGTTCCGCTCCGAGGAACGCGTCTACAGCAGCGGCCGGCTCGACAGCGCCGACATCGAGATCCTCCGCGACGACCTGGTCGAGCTGCTGCACAACGCCGCCGACGTCGAGTACCGCTTCGGAGACGAGATCACCGCGCTCGACGCCGAGTCCGGCCGGGTCGAGTTCGCCAAGGCCGAGCCGCACACGTTCGACCTGATCGTCGGCGCGGACGGCGCGCACTCGGCGGTCCGGCGGCTCGCGTTCGGACCGGAGGACCAGTTCCGTCGTTACCTCGGGCAGTACCTGGCGATCTTCCCGGCGGCCAACACCGTCGGCCTCGAAGACTGGCAGATCTGGTTCCAGGGCGAGGGCGTCGGCGGCGCGGTCTACCCGGTGCCGGGCAACGAGGAGATCCGGGTGACGCTCGGCTTCGGCGAGCCGGAGTACCGCGAGATCCGGGACGTCGCGGAGCAGAAGAAGCTCGTCGCCGAGCGCTTGAGCGAGGTCGGCGGCCCAGTCCCCGAGCTGGTCAAAGCCATGGCGGAGTCTGAGACGTTCTTCTTCGACGCGATGCTCCAGATCCACCTCGACCGCTGGACGACCGGCCGGGTCGCGCTGGTCGGCGATGCCGGGTACTGCGCGTCGGTGCT
Encoded here:
- a CDS encoding LVIVD repeat-containing protein yields the protein MATAAATLVATGLPAAACEDDKPVTEAKHSLGDPGAIKGVEPVGNVPDAQGAISANFLSYGKRDVMVVSGQFGLKVYDLTDNPAKPRAIGELSLPGLWETEDTEVDAKRKLVFLSRDPRAFKGNTHTGESGIYVVDVKHPEKPEILSYVKVPAGHTTSCVDDCRYLWTGGPAKADNQPADWGGRPIWVTDVRNPRKPNVYPDPIELARNDGKTDYVHDVQVDKTGVAWVSGAGGVRGYWTSGLHHDPVENRYRWATALKPVPYAGGGVSETAAPSKFMHNSFHPVGARDDGAWRGHDLVYATEESFLPGCAGDGVLTISSLDGSYQGEGWRSTPEKPFRMRSIGTWGVAGQEGSDPVSDDCSAHYFDIRGHVLVQSFYAQGTRFLDVSDPSNPTQIAYFRPADAASWAPYWHDGYAYVADNKRGIDILKLTA
- a CDS encoding TetR/AcrR family transcriptional regulator C-terminal domain-containing protein, with translation MPTEPPYLRIAAALREEISQLPPGAKVPSTRRLASAHGVANATAAKALDVLRREGVLRAEPRSGHVVAGQHTATDSKRPALTRDRLVRTAIAIADAEGVAALSMRGLAARLGVPAMAPYRYLSGKDELVFLMADHVYGEIGYPAREPEGWRAQLELSARTLWSVHRRHPWLAHLVPLTRPWPLPNLAAHNERALAALSVFGLNAADLCDLNVLFYNHIQGTAIHLERERHAMGATGITEDEWMETQARGYAALMGSGRYPVLTRMVRDLAEGYDLDLDHLFEIGLQALLDGLAVRYPVGGEVSGRLA
- a CDS encoding FAD-dependent oxidoreductase, whose protein sequence is MPEALVCGAGVAGCASAYWLRRNGYDVTVVERADGLRSGGQAIDIRGVALEVIERMGLGEQVRAARTRMRGMSMLDASGNEVFRSEERVYSSGRLDSADIEILRDDLVELLHNAADVEYRFGDEITALDAESGRVEFAKAEPHTFDLIVGADGAHSAVRRLAFGPEDQFRRYLGQYLAIFPAANTVGLEDWQIWFQGEGVGGAVYPVPGNEEIRVTLGFGEPEYREIRDVAEQKKLVAERLSEVGGPVPELVKAMAESETFFFDAMLQIHLDRWTTGRVALVGDAGYCASVLSGQGTSLALVGAYILADGLDDYETRMRPFVELNQALATENPAGPASEESVERAKNAISLTR